ATCTCTATATTTATCATATCCAAAGTATCTTTATCAACTTAGTAGTTGGATAACAAGTAATCTACGAATTGAAATTTTAACATATTTTAGAAACAATTGCATAAAAATAAATAAAACATAATTTTTATGTATTTAATAAAGCAGATTTCAAAAAAGTCTTGGATTCAAATTGAACCCAAGACTTTCCTTATGTTTACTATTCCAGTTCCATTTGTTTCGTTTCTGTGCCTAAAAATATGACACCAATAACCCCTATAATGATAGCACCACAAAAAATTGCAAAAATAAAACCGATATCATAGCCTGCTGTTAGTAATGATCCTACCAATAATGGACCAAAAATACCGCCAATTCGCCCAACTGCGGCAGCCATTCCTGCACCTGTACCACGAATAACCGCTGGGTACTGTTCTGGTGTATATGCATAGAGTGCTCCCCATGCGCCTAAATTAAAGAATGATAGTAGCATTCCTGATGTTAATAGCACTGCCATTGTTTCTGCATTACCAAAAATGAAAGCACTTACAGCGGTTCCAATTAAATAGGAAACAAGTACAAATTTACGTCCAAATTTTTCAATAAACCATGCCGCTGTAAAGTAACCCGGAAGCTGTGCTAAAGTCATAATCAACACATACTTAAAGCTAGTAATCATATCAAAACCTTTGCCGACCATTACACTCGGTAACCATAAAAACATACCGTAATACGAGAATACTACTGTAAACCATAGCACCCATAACATAAGTGTCGAGCGGGCATATTTTTTCGACCATACATCACGTATGTTGAGAAAGATGCTACGTTTTTTAGATTCAGCCTTCGCAGTAAACTGTGGTGAATCTGGTAAATGCCAACGCAGGTATATAGCGTACACTGCTGGAATTGCTGTTAACAACAAAGCGACACGCCAGCCCCATGTTGGGATAACAAAATAAGAAATCAGTGCGGCAATAAGCCAGCCTGCTGCCCAAAAGCTCTCTAGTAATACCACTACTCTTCCACGTTCCTTTGCCTCCACACTTTCAGAAACAAGCGTAGATGCTACCGGTAGCTCTCCACCGAGTCCCATCCCTACTAAAAAACGTAATGCCATAAATGCGATTAAAGTTGTTGTAAATGCCGAAATACCACTTGCCACAGAAAATAATATAAGCGTCCACATAAACACTTGCTTACGACCAACTTTATCTGCAAAAATACCAAAGAGGAGTGCACCAACTGCCATTCCTATAGAATTGATACTACCAATCCAGCCCATCTGGCTCTTAGTTAAATCCCAATCTACCGCGAGCGCTGTAATAACGAAAGATAAAATACCGACGTCCATTGCATCAAAGAGCCAGCCAACACCTGCTACACCCAAAAGCTTGTTACGTGATATAGATTGTTCTTGCTTAATTGTTGTCATCTTAACCACCTGTCTTTACACTTGACTTTACATTGCAAGTTTACTATACAGTTGTTTCAAGAAAGTGACAAGTAAAATTCAAATGACCGAATTGTTTAGACAATTTATTAATTGCTATTGAAAATATATGGTCATTTGCGTTAAAATGTCTCTTATACAAAAACAACTGTTCTTTCTATAAGAACAAAAGGAGATCGTTACGTTATGTGGAAAGGCCTTATTGAAGAATATAAACAATTTTTACCCGTAACAGAAAATACACCTGCTCTAACATTAAACGAAGGCAATACGCCTCTTATACATTTAGTTAATCTTTCTAAACAGCTTGGTATTGAGCTGTATGGTAAAATAGAAGGTGCAAATCCAACTGGTTCTTTCAAAGATCGTGGTATGGTATTTGCCGTAGCAAAAGCTATTGAAGACGGTAGTAAATGTGTTATTTGTGCCTCAACAGGCAATACTTCAGCTGCAGCTGCAGCTTATGCAACACGTGCAGGTATTCAATCTATTGTTGTTATTCCTAAAGGGAAAGTAGCCCTTGGTAAATTAGCACAAGCGACAATGTATGGTGCAAAAATTATTGAAATTGATGGTAATTTCGATGATGCTTTAAACATCGTGCGTCAAGTGAGTGAAACAACACCTGTAGCACTTGTTAACTCAGTTAACCCATATCGCATCGAAGGGCAAAAAACAGCTTCTTTTGAAATTGTAGATGCTTTGGGATCTGCTCCAGACTATTTATGCATTCCAGTTGGTAACGCAGGCAATATTACTGCTTACTGGAAAGGCTTTAAAGAATATAATGATGTCAAAGCTTCAGGTTTACCAAAAATGTACGGCTTTGAAGCAGAAGGTGCCGCAGCAATTGTAAAAGGTGAACCAATCGCTAACCCAGAAACAGTTGCAACAGCTATCCGTATCGGTAACCCTGCTAGCTGGCAGTATGCTGAAGCAGCACGAGATGAGTCTGGCGGCATTATTGACTCTGTAACAGACGAAGAAATTTTAGCAGCTTATAAGCTAATTGCAGGAACGGAAGGCATTTTTGTTGAGCCTGGTTCAGCTGCATCGTTAGCAGGTGTTATTAAATCTGTTGAAAACGGTAAAATTGCCAAAGGCTCAAAAGTCGTGACAGTCTTTACAGGTAACGGCTTAAAAGATCCTGACACGGCAATGAACGTTTCAACAGTAGACGTTGTTGCTCTAAAAAATGATGAAGAAGAAATCCGTAAATACATTGAGGGCGTACTATGAGTAAAAAGTGGCAAATCACCGTTCCTGGGAGCACAGCCAATTTAGGTCCTGGCTTTGATTCTATTGGACTCGGCTTGTCTCTTTACTTGAAATTAGATGTTTCCCTACAGGATAGTTGGGAGATTATACATCTCGATGACAACGGTCCTAGTGAATTTGAGCTTGAACAACATTTACTATACATTATTGCCAAAAAAATCGCTGATCAGTATAAGAAGAATTTACCTACTTGCCGTGTTGAAATGGCAAGCGAACTTCCTTTAGCTCGTGGTTTGGGCAGTAGTGCAGCCGTTATTGTTGCGGGTATTGAACTAGCCAACCAATTATGCGATTTGAAGTTAACTGTGCAAGATAAGTTAAATCTATCTTCTCAGATTGAAGGGCATCCTGATAATGCTACTGCCTCAGTACTTGGAGGCTTAACTATATCTTCAATGGATGAAAACGGTATTGTAGATACTTTCCATGTCAATGATATCAATGCTTCATTTGTTGTTTATGTCCCTGATGTGGAGTTGAAAACGAGTGAGTCTCGCTCGGTATTACCAAAACAATTTGATCGGGCGTATGCAGTACGTGCTTCTGCAAATGCAAATATGCTAGCTGCATCATTAATGGTTCGAGATTTTGAACGTGCTGGGCACTATATGGAAGCTGATTTGTTCCATGAGCCTTTCCGTTCAACATTAATACCACAGTATGCGGAGATTAAAGAAGCTGCTAAAGCAAATGGTGCATATGGTACAGCGTTAAGTGGCGCTGGTCCGACCCTAATTTCCATCATTCCTACTGCTATTGCCGAAGACTTTGTTGCAACAATGCAAGCAAAATTCCCAGAACATCATATCATTCTAACGAAGGCCGATGAGCATGGTGTACAAGTAATATAAATTTACAACGTCTACTTTAAAGTAGGCGTTTTTTCTTGAAGGAGGCTGTAACTTGAAACCAATTATATTTTGCGACTTTGACGGCACTATAACTGAAACGGATAATATCGTCTCACTTATGACGCATTTTGTCCCTGAACAATCTGAGAAAATTGCAAAGGCGATGATGGCCCAAACAATAAGCTTTAAAGACGGTATTACAGCTATGTTTGAACTATTATCAACTAACCAAAAAGACGACATCATTCAATATTTATTGGAGACCGCTGTTATTCGTGAAGGCTTTAGAGAATTCGTTCACTATGCACAGGAACACCATATTCCCTTTTACATTGTCAGTGGAGGGGTGGATTTTTTCATACAACCAATGCTTGAAAAGTTTGGTCCATTTTCAGGGGTTTATTGCAATAGTGCTGACTTTTCTGGAGAGCAAATTACTATAGTTTATCCAAATAGCTGCGATGCACAATGCGCAAAGTTTACAACCCAAAGTTGCGGATGCTGTAAACCAACTGTTATGCGTCAAATGGCACAGCCCGATCATTTCAAAATTGTTATTGGTGACTCTATTTCTGATTTTGAAGCTGCTAAACAAGCGGATTTAGTATTAGCTAGAGAACAGTTAATTGACCGCTGTAAAGATTTACAAGTTCCTTACGAGCCATTTAACACTTTTTATGATTGCTTGGAAACAGTTAAAAAATTAATAGAAGTATAAAAAAAGGAATCTAGCCGATATCCATTGACTAGATTCCTTTTTCATTTAATTATGCTAATAATACTAGACTAATAGCCATTACAGCCATTCCTGCAACTAATCCATACATCGATAAATGTGTTTCATCGTAGCGCTGTGCAGCGGGGAGTAGCTCATCTAATGATATAAAGACCATAATTCCGGCAACACCGGCAAATACAATCCCAAACATGACGTCTGTTAAAAAGGGCATTAATAGCAAATACGCTACTAGCGCACCAACAGGCTCTGCTAACCCGGATAAAAATGATAGTTTAAACGCTTTTCTACGATTCCCTGTAGCAAAAAAAATAGGTACTGATACAGCAATTCCCTCTGGAATATTATGAATGGCTACAGCAATTGCAATAGCAATACCAACATTCGGATCGTTTATGGCGGACATAAATGTCGCAATACCTTCAGGGAAATTATGAATCCCAATGGCAAGAGCCGTGAAAACGCCCATCTTCATCAGATGGTTTTCATCTACCTGTGGTTTTACGGCATTAACATCTTCAACAAGCTTAACCTCATGTGGATTAGTAGATTTGGGAATAAATTTATCAATCAATGCTATAAATAACATTCCGCCAAAGAAACCTGCAATCGTTAACCAATAACCATTTGTTGTGCCTAAAGCATTCGTTAAAGCATCTTTTGCTTTTACGAATATTTCCACAAGTGATACATAAATCATAACACCAGCGGAAAATCCAAGGGCTATTGATAAAAATTTTGTATTTGTGCGTGATGTAAAAAATGCTATTAAGCTCCCTACTCCTGTTGCAAGTCCAGCAAAAAGGGTTAACCCTAAGGCGAATAATATTGATCCTTCCAAGTCCTTCTTCCTTTTCTCTTTTTCTTATTGTACTCATCTTAGCTTAAAAGTTTCCTAGAAGCAATTCTTTTTTACTAGGTAAATATTCTATACAAAAACTTAATAAAATTTTCATTTAAAGGAAGTAGCTCATATAAAGGACTGTCTGAAAAAGTGCATACCATCATGCGCTATTCTATTACGTAAAATCCACTTCACTTTCCATGGGCACGTCTTTCGACTGGCACTACTAAAAAGAGCAGCACCCTTAGAAGGGTACTGCTCACATTAGCACTATTGTTTTATAGTATTCTTTTTATATAATCGTTTACGTCGCTCATACCAAAGTACACAAATGATAAACCATGTGTAACCGACGCACCAGCCAGCCAGTACATCGGAAGCAAAATGACGCGCACCTGCTATACGTGATAGACCAATCAGTATTGTTAGTACAATTGCCCCTACCCACAGCTGTATTTGACGTGCTTTGCTGTTATTTTCAGATAACAAATAAGCAACCGTAAACAAATATAAAATTCCTGACATGGCATGTCCTGATGGGAAACTAAACGATGTTAATTGATCTTCTATTTCTGGTCGAGGTCGTTGAATCCATTTTTTTAGCAATTGATTCAGTACATTACCTCCAGCAAATGTTAACAAAACAAATAGCATGCCTCGGTAATTTTTTACCCTCCATGCTAAATACACCATCAATATAAGTGCAACTGTAATTACAAAACTCGGCTCACCAATATAATGAAAAGCTTCGATAAACGGATTGCCAAATAATACGTCTGCCACTTTTGAATCAAAATTGAAAATCGTCTCACCTTGGTATGTTAACCGCAACATAAAAAAAGCTATTAGTGTTACTATTGCTAATGGAAATGCCCATTTTTTTATCAAAATTTCACCTCAAAAATACATTCACGATTTGTTTTTTCACATCATACCATAATTACGTGAAATAGAGGAGTATATGCATATATTTCGGCATTTATAGCATTAGTAAGCACTTAATATCATAAGCTAGCCGAATAGATGCTTCATTCGGTTTATTGAAGTAATTTGAAAGTGCTAATGCAACAATAAATAAAATAGCTATTATAGGTAGTATTTTTCTAAACAACACCAGCACTCTCCTAACCTCTGATATTTAATTCTTCAGACTATTTTAATAATACAGGATCAAATAACCAATCCTTCGGTCCAAAGTTTTGGTCTTTTTCCCCTCTCACTTCTCTAGAAATACGATTATTAATAATTAACTCTCTGAACTTTCTACTAAACAATGTTTTTCTGTACAGATATCTGCCATCATGGCTCCATTCAGAAGAATAAAATACATCACCATTTAATTTTAGTATATCGTTACGATCATAAATATCAGGACCATTAATGACACCGCTTAACCCACATTTGCAAGGCGGTTGTTCAGTAGCAAAATACAGTTTAATTCTTTCTGCACTACATACAGGCATTATCTGTGTTGGGATTATTTGATATGCCGGCTGTTTCCCAACTTCTGATCCGCTATGAATTACTTCTAATAGTTCATAGCCTTCAATTTTAGCTTGCTCCATTAGTGCCACTAATTCTTCGGAGGCTACCCAATACCCACTTACATGGACTAAATGACGATCCTTCATTTGCGATGTATCAATGACTAATGGTGATAGTTGCTCTTTTTCCATAAGACCACACTGCTTACAATACGTACTAATAGAAAATAAAGTGCCTTTATCATCTACAAACATCTCTGGGGAGTTACCCGTAGAATTTAAAGTAAATAATGGCGCTTGTTGATATTCGCTAGCCGAAAAATCAAAGTAAAAACGTTCTCCAATAGAGACAATCCCTAATTCATGTTCCAATGATTTATATAATGCTGCCACCTGCTCATACGTCACATCTTCATTTAAAGTAAAAATAGGATTAAAAGATGCCTTCAAATTTCTTTTTCTGATTTCAGGCGCACCTACCACAATACCATAGCGATTATAAACTTTAATGACTTGATCTTTATTAGATTCATCTATAGAGATTAAATTTTCAAGTTCTACTTTCAAATTATACGCCTACCTTTATTAAAGTTTTATCATGAATATGCTGTCTAGCTAGTAACATTACAAAAAAATCCACATTCTACTATATAAATAAAATAGAAATTTACTAATTAATAAATCCTACACTTACATTAATACTCACTATGGCAAATAAACTTAACTACGATTAAGTTAAGCGTACCAGTACTTATACCACCATTTCAATGTTGTGTTTACGCCACTTTTTTGGCGGACTTCACTGATTTTTTGGCGTGATTTGGCGGTAATACAAAAAAACACCGCCAAAATATGGCGGTGTTTAATACACCTAATAGGTATATAGAATTATAAATATAGTAAATTACCCTAAGTATACTATAGGTGTCTTGAGACACCCTAAAATACATCCTTTTGTAGTAAAATATAACAATTTTTATCAATTGTAGCATATTCTAAAACTAGAGTAAATTCATTCGTTCCGCAAGGTTTACTGCTTCTGTACGTGAATCTACATTGAGCAGGGAAAACAACTGTGTTAAATATCTTTCAGTTGTTCGTTGAGGAATATTTAATTCGATCGCTATTGCTTTATTTGTATGCCCTTTAGCAATCAACCTTAAAATTTTCTTTTCTTTTTCATTTAAATGTATATCGAGCTTTGCATCCTGCAATTTAAAGCGATTATCAAGAAAATCTAAGAAATTTTTTGGTAACACAATTTCACCATTGGCAATGGCTCGGACCGTCCGTAATATTTGTTCTTTAGATGCTGTCTTCGCTAAAATCCCCTCTATCTTTCTTTCCAAAATAAGTGGATAATAATCCGTAATATCATCCCCTGTATAAAGGATAATCGACGCGTCAACCTGTATAGCTTTAATATTTCGAGCTAAATGAATGCCATTTTCCAAAGGCATATTAATATCAATAAGATAAATATCATATGGCTTATTTTTTATTTTTGGAATGACAGAAGTTGCATCACTTTCCGTATCAACTAAAATATCTTCATTTTCTTTAAATAAATTTTTTGTTCCCTCTAACACAATAGGGTGATCATCCACTATGAGCATCGTTATCAAGTGTGTCACTTCCTTCTTTTACTGTAATTCTAATAAACATCCCTTTATTAATATGGGTTTCCATGTAAAAGTGTCCATTAAAGGCTTTGACACGCTCTTGCATACCACGAATCCCCATCGACTCTGCTACTATAATATCATTTACATTACAGCCTACCCCATCATCCTGATAAATGATTTCAAATCCATTGTCCATTTCCTTAAGGTGAATCTCAACTGTTGTCGCGTAGGAATGTTTCAGCGCATTGTTAAGTAATTCTTGAAATAGACGGTAAATCATTAAGTTCATTCGCTCATCCTCTAGATAGAGACGATCAATTGTATAGATTAACAAAAAGCTAGCTCTTTCTGTTACTTTTCGAATGAGTTTTTCTAAGGCAGCATTTAGCCCTAGTGTGTCTAATAGTGGGGGTTTTAGATTTTCACAATAAGCTCTTAAATCATGTAAAGATGTAACCATTTGTTGATGAATCTTTACAAGTTTTTGTTGAATTTCTAATGTATCTTTTGCATTTATTAAGACATCTATTTCTCGAGCAATATGGAGTTGCTCTTGTAAATTCGTATCATGCAATTCTTGAGCTAATTGATATTTTTCCTCTTCAAACCTTAACCACAGTAGTTTGTTTAGCCAAGGTAATTGACCATCATCTGCTTGCTTCATATGCTTTAGTTCCTCTAACAGTTCTTCCACCATTTTTGTATTTTCTATAAAATTATTTACATATAACAGAAGCAACTCGAGCCATAGTAGCTCTTCTTCTTTTAAATGAATTGAATTATTATGCCCCAATACTAAGGCTCTTTTG
This DNA window, taken from Lysinibacillus sp. FSL M8-0337, encodes the following:
- the zupT gene encoding zinc transporter ZupT, which gives rise to MEGSILFALGLTLFAGLATGVGSLIAFFTSRTNTKFLSIALGFSAGVMIYVSLVEIFVKAKDALTNALGTTNGYWLTIAGFFGGMLFIALIDKFIPKSTNPHEVKLVEDVNAVKPQVDENHLMKMGVFTALAIGIHNFPEGIATFMSAINDPNVGIAIAIAVAIHNIPEGIAVSVPIFFATGNRRKAFKLSFLSGLAEPVGALVAYLLLMPFLTDVMFGIVFAGVAGIMVFISLDELLPAAQRYDETHLSMYGLVAGMAVMAISLVLLA
- the thrC gene encoding threonine synthase, coding for MWKGLIEEYKQFLPVTENTPALTLNEGNTPLIHLVNLSKQLGIELYGKIEGANPTGSFKDRGMVFAVAKAIEDGSKCVICASTGNTSAAAAAYATRAGIQSIVVIPKGKVALGKLAQATMYGAKIIEIDGNFDDALNIVRQVSETTPVALVNSVNPYRIEGQKTASFEIVDALGSAPDYLCIPVGNAGNITAYWKGFKEYNDVKASGLPKMYGFEAEGAAAIVKGEPIANPETVATAIRIGNPASWQYAEAARDESGGIIDSVTDEEILAAYKLIAGTEGIFVEPGSAASLAGVIKSVENGKIAKGSKVVTVFTGNGLKDPDTAMNVSTVDVVALKNDEEEIRKYIEGVL
- the thrB gene encoding homoserine kinase, whose product is MSKKWQITVPGSTANLGPGFDSIGLGLSLYLKLDVSLQDSWEIIHLDDNGPSEFELEQHLLYIIAKKIADQYKKNLPTCRVEMASELPLARGLGSSAAVIVAGIELANQLCDLKLTVQDKLNLSSQIEGHPDNATASVLGGLTISSMDENGIVDTFHVNDINASFVVYVPDVELKTSESRSVLPKQFDRAYAVRASANANMLAASLMVRDFERAGHYMEADLFHEPFRSTLIPQYAEIKEAAKANGAYGTALSGAGPTLISIIPTAIAEDFVATMQAKFPEHHIILTKADEHGVQVI
- a CDS encoding response regulator transcription factor, whose product is MLIVDDHPIVLEGTKNLFKENEDILVDTESDATSVIPKIKNKPYDIYLIDINMPLENGIHLARNIKAIQVDASIILYTGDDITDYYPLILERKIEGILAKTASKEQILRTVRAIANGEIVLPKNFLDFLDNRFKLQDAKLDIHLNEKEKKILRLIAKGHTNKAIAIELNIPQRTTERYLTQLFSLLNVDSRTEAVNLAERMNLL
- a CDS encoding MFS transporter, which produces MTTIKQEQSISRNKLLGVAGVGWLFDAMDVGILSFVITALAVDWDLTKSQMGWIGSINSIGMAVGALLFGIFADKVGRKQVFMWTLILFSVASGISAFTTTLIAFMALRFLVGMGLGGELPVASTLVSESVEAKERGRVVVLLESFWAAGWLIAALISYFVIPTWGWRVALLLTAIPAVYAIYLRWHLPDSPQFTAKAESKKRSIFLNIRDVWSKKYARSTLMLWVLWFTVVFSYYGMFLWLPSVMVGKGFDMITSFKYVLIMTLAQLPGYFTAAWFIEKFGRKFVLVSYLIGTAVSAFIFGNAETMAVLLTSGMLLSFFNLGAWGALYAYTPEQYPAVIRGTGAGMAAAVGRIGGIFGPLLVGSLLTAGYDIGFIFAIFCGAIIIGVIGVIFLGTETKQMELE
- a CDS encoding 2-hydroxy-3-keto-5-methylthiopentenyl-1-phosphate phosphatase, which codes for MKPIIFCDFDGTITETDNIVSLMTHFVPEQSEKIAKAMMAQTISFKDGITAMFELLSTNQKDDIIQYLLETAVIREGFREFVHYAQEHHIPFYIVSGGVDFFIQPMLEKFGPFSGVYCNSADFSGEQITIVYPNSCDAQCAKFTTQSCGCCKPTVMRQMAQPDHFKIVIGDSISDFEAAKQADLVLAREQLIDRCKDLQVPYEPFNTFYDCLETVKKLIEV
- a CDS encoding phosphatase PAP2 family protein, coding for MKKWAFPLAIVTLIAFFMLRLTYQGETIFNFDSKVADVLFGNPFIEAFHYIGEPSFVITVALILMVYLAWRVKNYRGMLFVLLTFAGGNVLNQLLKKWIQRPRPEIEDQLTSFSFPSGHAMSGILYLFTVAYLLSENNSKARQIQLWVGAIVLTILIGLSRIAGARHFASDVLAGWCVGYTWFIICVLWYERRKRLYKKNTIKQ